Proteins encoded by one window of Mycolicibacterium cosmeticum:
- a CDS encoding MBL fold metallo-hydrolase, which translates to MIAEAARVFGGTAALVAGGWVLRALRGAPESLGAADIGSAAKASPNYHGGTFVNREPASEVQLTRQEQWLLVRDLLSGGQRQRPAGEIPLIRPTSTAPATDLAATWYGHSSVVIEVDGYRVLADPVWSERCSPSRAVGPQRLHPVPAELDALPAIDAVIISHDHYDHLDIDTIKGLARSQRAKFYVPLGIGAHLRIWGIPPERIVELDWDESATLGELTLVCTPARHFSGRFLTRNTTLWSSWAVIGPRHRAFFGGDTGYTNGFAAIGTDYGPFDLTLMPIGAYHPGWPDIHMNPEDAVRAHRDVTDTGLFVPIHWATFRLAPHPWSEPVERLLTAASAEGVTVAAPKPGQRVDAAATGRPIDTWWRALSG; encoded by the coding sequence ATGATCGCCGAAGCGGCCCGGGTGTTCGGTGGCACCGCGGCGCTGGTGGCCGGCGGATGGGTGCTGCGCGCACTGCGCGGCGCACCCGAGTCGCTGGGTGCCGCCGATATCGGCAGCGCGGCGAAGGCGTCCCCGAACTACCACGGCGGCACGTTCGTCAACCGCGAACCGGCCTCCGAGGTGCAGCTGACCCGGCAGGAACAGTGGTTGCTCGTCCGTGACCTGCTGTCCGGGGGACAACGCCAGCGCCCGGCCGGCGAGATCCCCCTGATCCGGCCGACCTCGACCGCCCCGGCCACCGACCTGGCGGCCACCTGGTACGGCCACTCCTCGGTGGTCATCGAGGTCGACGGCTATCGGGTGCTGGCCGACCCGGTGTGGAGCGAGCGCTGCTCGCCGTCCCGCGCGGTCGGGCCGCAGCGGCTGCACCCCGTGCCGGCGGAGTTGGACGCACTGCCCGCCATCGACGCGGTGATCATCAGCCACGACCACTACGACCACCTGGACATCGACACCATCAAGGGCCTGGCCCGGTCCCAGCGGGCCAAGTTCTATGTCCCGCTCGGGATCGGCGCGCACCTGCGCATCTGGGGGATCCCGCCGGAACGGATCGTCGAACTGGACTGGGACGAGAGCGCGACGCTGGGCGAGCTCACCCTGGTCTGCACCCCGGCCCGGCACTTCTCGGGCCGGTTCTTGACCCGCAACACCACGCTGTGGTCGTCGTGGGCGGTGATCGGGCCGCGGCACCGCGCCTTCTTCGGCGGTGACACCGGCTACACCAACGGCTTCGCCGCGATCGGCACCGACTACGGCCCGTTCGACCTGACGCTGATGCCGATCGGGGCGTATCACCCCGGCTGGCCCGATATCCACATGAACCCCGAAGACGCCGTGCGCGCCCACCGCGACGTCACCGACACCGGCCTGTTCGTGCCGATCCACTGGGCCACCTTCCGGCTGGCGCCGCACCCGTGGTCCGAACCCGTCGAGCGGCTGCTGACCGCCGCATCGGCCGAAGGGGTGACGGTGGCGGCGCCGAAACCGGGGCAGCGGGTGGACGCCGCCGCGACGGGGCGGCCGATAGACACGTGGTGGCGGGCGTTGAGCGGCTAG
- a CDS encoding enoyl-CoA hydratase — protein sequence MIGVTRDGKVLTLEMQRAERRNALNGALVDGLREEIEKAGALDVRAIVLTGQGTVFSAGADLSDAEGVAKDLPDKALALNLAIDASPVPIIAALNGPAIGAGVILAMICDLRVAAPGAYFQFPIAKYGLALDNWSIRRLVSLVGHGRARGMLIAAERLDLETALMTGMVNRTGTLADAQEWAAEIAGYAPLSIAHSKRVLNDDGAYDNVRGDHTRMFNKAWASPDVIEAQVARFEKRPPNFQGA from the coding sequence ATGATCGGTGTGACGCGGGACGGCAAAGTCCTGACCCTGGAAATGCAGCGCGCCGAGCGGCGCAATGCGCTCAACGGCGCACTCGTCGACGGGCTGCGCGAAGAGATCGAGAAAGCCGGTGCACTGGATGTCCGGGCCATCGTCCTCACCGGGCAGGGCACCGTGTTCAGCGCTGGCGCCGACCTGTCCGACGCCGAGGGGGTGGCCAAGGACCTGCCGGACAAGGCGCTGGCGCTCAACCTCGCGATCGACGCCAGCCCGGTGCCGATCATCGCCGCGCTCAACGGCCCGGCGATCGGCGCCGGTGTCATCCTGGCGATGATCTGCGATCTGCGGGTGGCAGCACCCGGTGCCTACTTCCAGTTCCCGATCGCCAAATACGGCTTGGCCCTGGACAACTGGAGCATCCGCCGGCTCGTCTCGCTGGTTGGTCACGGCCGGGCCCGCGGCATGCTGATCGCCGCTGAACGGCTGGACCTGGAGACCGCGCTGATGACCGGGATGGTCAACCGGACCGGCACCCTGGCCGACGCGCAGGAATGGGCGGCCGAGATCGCCGGCTACGCGCCGCTGTCCATCGCCCACTCCAAGCGGGTGCTCAACGACGACGGCGCCTACGACAACGTGCGCGGTGACCACACCCGGATGTTCAACAAGGCCTGGGCCAGCCCGGACGTCATCGAAGCCCAGGTCGCCCGCTTCGAGAAACGACCGCCCAACTTCCAGGGTGCGTGA
- a CDS encoding acetyl-coenzyme A carboxylase carboxyl transferase subunits beta/alpha: MSRSPALAVRDAVLDWGSFRSWDAPPLQVPTSAAYRKELDDARARSGLDESVITGEGTVRGRRVAVLACEFDFLAGSIGVAAAERITAAIQRATAERLPLLASPSSGGTRMQEGTVAFLQMVKIAAAVELHKRAHLPYIVYLRHPTTGGVFASWGSLGHVTAAEPGALIGFLGPRVYEHLYGEPFPEGVQTAENLFRHGVIDGVVPVQALRGVLDRTLSVLCDPPGPAPEAPELQPIPDIPAWESVTASRRPDRPNAEFVLRHGSTDPVPLSGSGGQERSDRGIGSGSESGQMLLALTRFGGQPAVVLGQQRMGTLGPAALREARRGMALAVGLRLPLVSIIDTSGPALSAEAEQGGLAGEIARCLAELVTLDTPTVSVLLGQGSGGPALAMVPADRVLAAQHGWLAPLPPEGASAIVFRDTSHAPELSAAQGIRSADLLRNGIVDVIVDERNDAADEPLAFTARLSATIAGELHRLRTMPEAERLGLRLHRYRQIGLTPR; this comes from the coding sequence GTGAGCCGCAGCCCAGCCCTCGCAGTCCGCGACGCCGTCCTCGACTGGGGCTCGTTCCGCAGCTGGGACGCCCCGCCGCTGCAGGTGCCCACCTCGGCGGCCTACCGCAAGGAACTGGACGACGCGCGGGCCCGCTCCGGGCTGGACGAGTCGGTGATCACCGGCGAGGGCACCGTGCGGGGCCGCCGCGTGGCGGTCCTGGCCTGCGAGTTCGACTTCCTGGCCGGGTCCATCGGGGTGGCCGCGGCCGAGCGGATCACCGCGGCGATCCAGCGGGCCACCGCCGAGCGGCTGCCGCTGCTGGCCTCCCCCAGTTCGGGCGGCACCCGGATGCAGGAGGGCACCGTGGCCTTCCTGCAGATGGTGAAGATCGCCGCGGCCGTCGAACTGCACAAGCGCGCGCACCTGCCCTACATCGTCTATCTGCGCCACCCCACCACCGGCGGCGTCTTCGCGTCCTGGGGGTCACTCGGGCATGTCACGGCCGCCGAACCGGGCGCCCTGATTGGCTTCCTGGGGCCCCGGGTCTACGAGCATCTCTACGGTGAGCCGTTCCCCGAAGGGGTGCAGACCGCGGAGAACCTGTTCCGGCACGGGGTGATCGACGGCGTGGTCCCGGTGCAGGCCCTGCGCGGGGTGCTCGACCGCACGCTCTCGGTGCTGTGCGATCCGCCCGGGCCGGCCCCCGAGGCACCCGAGTTGCAGCCGATCCCGGACATCCCGGCGTGGGAGTCGGTGACGGCATCGCGGCGCCCCGACCGCCCCAACGCCGAGTTCGTGCTGCGGCACGGCAGCACCGACCCGGTCCCGCTGTCGGGTTCCGGCGGGCAGGAGCGCAGCGACCGGGGAATCGGCAGCGGGAGTGAGTCCGGGCAGATGCTGCTGGCACTGACCCGGTTCGGCGGCCAGCCGGCCGTGGTCCTCGGTCAGCAGCGGATGGGGACGCTGGGTCCGGCTGCGCTGCGGGAGGCCCGGCGCGGGATGGCGCTGGCGGTGGGGCTGCGGCTGCCGTTGGTCTCGATCATCGACACCAGCGGCCCGGCACTGTCGGCGGAGGCCGAACAGGGCGGGCTGGCCGGTGAGATCGCCCGCTGCCTGGCCGAATTGGTGACGCTGGACACCCCGACGGTGTCGGTGCTGCTGGGTCAGGGCAGCGGCGGCCCGGCGCTGGCCATGGTGCCCGCCGACCGGGTGCTGGCCGCCCAGCACGGCTGGCTGGCGCCGTTGCCGCCGGAAGGGGCCAGCGCCATCGTCTTCCGCGACACCAGCCATGCCCCGGAACTATCTGCGGCACAAGGCATTCGATCGGCAGACCTGCTACGCAACGGGATCGTGGACGTCATCGTCGACGAACGCAACGACGCGGCCGACGAGCCGCTGGCCTTCACCGCCAGGTTGTCGGCGACCATCGCCGGCGAACTGCACCGGTTGCGCACCATGCCCGAGGCCGAACGGCTCGGCCTGCGGCTGCACCGCTATCGGCAGATCGGGCTCACACCTCGATAG
- a CDS encoding YhgE/Pip domain-containing protein: MSLGTDLKRFSRGALPRIALVTVILMPLLYGAMYLWAFWNPFNEVNKIPVALVNEDTGANVDGQQIHAGAEVADALVDSGQLQLHRVSAAEAAAGVSSGKYYFSVTLPQDFSADIASPSGGSPEQAQIRFTFNDANNYLGSIIGQNAAREVINQVNASIGQRTLGTVLTGLTDAGAGLVKAADGAGQLAAGTAAADDGAHKLADGAGALTAGLVTARDGSAQLAAGTRQLAGSVDTATGPLITMLDRVGDLGLDPDEVGFLASRLSGAVRSTTDRIAALNIDQAQAAAIVDQTVGMLQANPDPTVRDAGDVLAGAQRLLRAKGIDPTTDDGLNKLRDSATRLENELGDPNSKLRVFLTRALNGGLRADVVKLRDGVHQLDNGARKLNGGLVQLANGGSQLSTGATQLAAGTSKLRDGSQELATKLKEGSTQVPSWTPQQRTQVAKTLAAPVALDIETHNAAATFGTGFAPFFLPLALFIGALIIWMLLKPMQSRPIVNGLGALRVVLASYWPALLITVCQVAVMYLVVHFGVGLNARYPIATVGFLLLIVATFLALIQAFNALFGVSVGRVVTLAFLMLQLVSAGGIYPVETTAKPFQILHPVDPMTYAVNGLRQLIAGGIDSRLWVAIAVLSGVLVVSLAASSFAARRDRQYTMERLKPPIEV; encoded by the coding sequence ATGTCTCTTGGCACCGATCTCAAGCGGTTCTCCCGGGGTGCGTTGCCGCGCATCGCGCTGGTGACCGTCATCCTGATGCCGCTGCTGTACGGGGCGATGTACCTGTGGGCCTTCTGGAACCCGTTCAACGAGGTGAACAAGATCCCGGTGGCCCTGGTCAACGAGGACACCGGCGCGAACGTGGACGGCCAGCAAATCCACGCCGGCGCGGAAGTGGCCGACGCCCTTGTCGATTCGGGGCAGCTGCAGCTGCACCGGGTGTCGGCCGCCGAGGCCGCGGCCGGGGTGTCCAGCGGCAAGTACTACTTCTCGGTGACGCTGCCCCAGGACTTCAGCGCCGATATCGCCTCCCCGTCGGGCGGGTCGCCCGAGCAGGCGCAGATCCGGTTCACCTTCAACGACGCGAACAACTACCTGGGCTCGATCATCGGGCAGAACGCCGCCCGCGAGGTGATCAACCAGGTGAACGCGAGCATCGGGCAGCGCACCCTGGGCACGGTGCTGACCGGGCTGACCGACGCGGGGGCGGGGCTGGTCAAGGCCGCCGACGGAGCCGGGCAGCTGGCGGCGGGCACCGCGGCCGCCGACGACGGCGCGCACAAACTGGCCGACGGTGCCGGCGCGCTGACCGCGGGCTTGGTGACCGCCCGGGACGGCTCGGCGCAGCTGGCCGCCGGCACCCGGCAGCTGGCCGGCTCGGTCGACACCGCCACCGGTCCGCTGATCACCATGCTGGACCGGGTCGGCGATCTGGGGCTTGACCCCGACGAGGTCGGCTTCCTGGCGTCCCGGCTCTCCGGTGCGGTGCGCTCGACCACCGACCGCATCGCCGCGCTCAACATCGACCAGGCGCAGGCCGCGGCGATCGTCGACCAGACCGTCGGCATGCTGCAGGCCAACCCCGACCCGACGGTACGCGACGCCGGTGACGTGCTGGCCGGCGCGCAGCGGCTGTTGCGGGCCAAGGGCATCGACCCCACCACCGACGACGGCCTGAACAAGTTGCGCGACAGCGCAACCCGACTGGAAAACGAGCTGGGCGACCCGAACAGCAAGCTGCGGGTGTTCCTCACCCGCGCACTCAACGGCGGGCTGCGCGCCGATGTGGTCAAACTGCGCGACGGGGTGCATCAACTGGACAACGGCGCCCGCAAACTGAACGGCGGGCTGGTGCAACTGGCCAACGGCGGCAGCCAATTGTCCACCGGGGCAACGCAGCTGGCCGCGGGCACCAGCAAGCTGCGGGACGGCAGCCAAGAACTGGCGACCAAACTGAAAGAAGGGTCCACCCAGGTGCCGTCCTGGACACCCCAGCAGCGCACGCAGGTGGCCAAGACCCTGGCCGCGCCGGTGGCGCTGGACATCGAGACCCACAACGCCGCGGCGACGTTCGGCACCGGCTTCGCGCCGTTCTTCCTGCCGCTGGCGCTGTTCATCGGCGCACTGATCATCTGGATGCTGCTCAAGCCGATGCAGTCCCGGCCCATCGTCAACGGCCTCGGCGCGTTGCGGGTGGTGCTGGCCTCGTACTGGCCGGCCCTGCTCATCACGGTGTGCCAGGTGGCGGTGATGTACCTGGTGGTGCACTTCGGCGTCGGGTTGAATGCCCGCTACCCGATCGCGACGGTGGGCTTCCTGCTGCTGATCGTGGCCACCTTCCTGGCGTTGATCCAGGCGTTCAACGCGCTGTTCGGGGTGTCGGTCGGCCGGGTGGTGACGCTGGCTTTCCTGATGCTCCAACTGGTTTCGGCCGGCGGAATCTATCCGGTGGAGACCACCGCCAAACCGTTCCAGATACTGCACCCCGTCGACCCGATGACGTATGCCGTCAACGGCCTGCGTCAACTCATCGCCGGCGGGATCGACTCGCGGTTGTGGGTCGCGATCGCGGTGCTCTCCGGGGTGCTGGTGGTGTCGCTGGCGGCCAGTTCGTTCGCGGCTCGAAGAGACCGGCAGTACACCATGGAGCGGCTGAAACCGCCTATCGAGGTGTGA
- a CDS encoding ATP-binding cassette domain-containing protein translates to MRGPWGPVYGPIDLDVEAGGVSVLVHPTGTGRTALLMTLAGRMKPVQGQVTVFGRSTAREIFAVSALACIDELDRVAESVTVRDLVTEQMRWDASWYRFIGQAGADDLARLCAPVFGDVPLPSLTAYFDELSELEQTLMRIALANTAAPPLLVVGNLDHITDDGNREIVLQRLIALGENQTVVTATVNGVADERVRAQLNVGSE, encoded by the coding sequence ATGCGAGGGCCTTGGGGCCCGGTCTACGGCCCGATCGACCTGGACGTCGAGGCCGGCGGGGTCAGCGTGCTGGTCCATCCGACCGGCACCGGCCGCACCGCCCTGCTGATGACGCTGGCCGGGCGGATGAAACCCGTGCAAGGGCAGGTCACGGTGTTCGGGCGGAGCACCGCCAGGGAGATCTTCGCGGTATCGGCGCTGGCCTGCATCGACGAACTGGACCGGGTCGCCGAATCGGTGACGGTGCGTGACCTGGTCACCGAGCAGATGCGCTGGGACGCGTCCTGGTATCGCTTCATCGGCCAGGCCGGCGCCGACGACCTCGCACGGTTGTGCGCCCCGGTGTTCGGTGATGTGCCACTGCCGTCGCTGACCGCCTATTTCGACGAGCTGTCCGAACTCGAGCAGACCCTGATGCGGATCGCGTTGGCCAATACCGCGGCGCCACCGCTGCTCGTGGTCGGCAACCTCGACCACATCACCGACGACGGGAACCGCGAGATCGTGCTGCAGCGCCTCATCGCGCTGGGGGAGAACCAAACCGTCGTCACCGCAACCGTCAACGGCGTCGCCGACGAACGGGTCCGTGCCCAGCTCAACGTGGGGAGTGAGTAA
- a CDS encoding rhomboid family intramembrane serine protease, with protein sequence MTVPPQQAPVCYRHPNRPSYIRCTRCGRYICPDCMRDAAVGHQCVECVNAGAATVRQVEGRFGGRPAGDTPYVTYTLIAINVLMFVLQVAAPDIESRLTLWPPAVASGEYYRLITSAFLHYGLAHILFNMWALYVIGPPLERLLGRARYGTLYGLSALGGSVLVFLIAPLNTATAGASGAVFGLFGATFVVARKLRLDVKWVVGLIVLNLAFTFVGPLMGSGAISWQGHLGGLLTGGVVSAGLVYAPRAQRNLIQTSLAVGLLALFAVLIWWRSMSLLSMFGGYLHGG encoded by the coding sequence ATGACCGTCCCACCGCAGCAGGCACCGGTCTGCTACCGGCACCCCAATCGGCCGTCCTATATCCGGTGCACCCGCTGCGGCCGCTACATCTGCCCGGACTGCATGCGGGACGCGGCCGTCGGGCACCAATGCGTGGAATGCGTCAACGCCGGCGCGGCCACCGTGCGGCAGGTCGAGGGGCGTTTCGGCGGCCGGCCGGCCGGGGACACCCCGTACGTCACGTACACGCTGATCGCGATCAACGTGCTGATGTTCGTCCTGCAGGTGGCCGCCCCCGATATCGAGAGCCGCCTGACGCTGTGGCCCCCGGCCGTCGCCAGCGGCGAGTACTACCGCCTGATCACGTCGGCCTTCCTGCACTACGGCCTCGCGCACATCCTGTTCAACATGTGGGCGCTGTACGTCATCGGCCCGCCGCTGGAGCGGCTGCTCGGCCGCGCCCGTTACGGGACGCTGTACGGGCTGTCCGCGCTGGGCGGTTCGGTGCTGGTATTCCTGATCGCGCCGCTGAACACGGCCACCGCCGGCGCGTCGGGCGCGGTGTTCGGATTGTTCGGCGCCACGTTCGTGGTGGCCCGCAAACTGCGGCTCGACGTCAAATGGGTGGTCGGGCTGATCGTGCTGAACCTGGCGTTCACCTTCGTCGGCCCCCTGATGGGCTCGGGTGCGATCAGCTGGCAGGGCCACCTGGGCGGCCTGCTGACCGGCGGCGTGGTGTCGGCCGGATTGGTGTATGCCCCACGCGCCCAACGGAATCTGATCCAAACCTCGCTGGCCGTGGGGCTGCTGGCACTGTTCGCGGTGTTGATCTGGTGGCGCAGCATGAGTCTGCTGAGCATGTTCGGCGGCTATCTGCACGGCGGTTAG
- a CDS encoding primary-amine oxidase, protein MTATIEPAQKTAVPDHPLTPLRADEIRAVRRIVDEHGLLGESVRFVFVALEEPHKKIVQAYTPGAPIDRQARVLLLDRATGQGNDLVVSVTQDKILSVEHVDAGVDGHVPILDQEFEDIEAFLLDCPDWLTAMDKRGLNPTDVRAVPLSAGVFGHEDEVGRRIVRVLAFYQYDAADLPWAHPIDGVVAYVDLTERRVTKVIDEIELPLPTERGQWDAEPHAVAPRTDLKPIEISQPDGASFTVEGNQISWADWKFRFGFDVREGLTLHQLSIAGRPVVYRASIAEMVVPYADPSPVRYWQNYFDQGEYLFGRYTNSLELGCDCLGEIKYFDVTIADEDGNPKLMKNAICLHEEDFGVLWKHTDMFNGMAEVRRSRRLVISFFLTIGNYDYGFYWYLYLDGTIQLEAKATGIVFASAHRGPDGFSTEMAPGLGAPFHQHLFSARLDMEVDGPSNVVEEVDAVAVPMGPENPWGNAFRPQRTRLTRESEAMRTADNLKARVWHITNPDKHNRLGQTVGYALHPEGQPALLAHPTSSIAQRAAFATKHLWVTKYDPAERYPAGRFVNQNPGNAGLPAYVAQDRDIDGEDIVVWHTFGLTHFPRPEDWPVMPVDYAGFKLKPVSFFDRNPALNVPAAPKAHCCES, encoded by the coding sequence ATGACCGCCACCATCGAACCCGCCCAGAAGACCGCCGTCCCGGATCACCCGCTCACCCCGCTGCGCGCCGACGAGATCCGCGCGGTGCGCCGCATCGTCGACGAACACGGACTGCTGGGTGAGAGCGTGCGCTTCGTGTTCGTCGCCCTGGAGGAGCCGCACAAGAAGATCGTGCAGGCCTACACTCCCGGCGCCCCCATCGACCGGCAGGCCCGCGTGCTGCTACTGGACCGCGCCACCGGCCAGGGCAACGACCTCGTCGTCTCGGTGACCCAGGACAAGATCCTCTCGGTGGAGCACGTCGACGCCGGCGTCGACGGGCACGTCCCGATCCTGGACCAGGAGTTCGAGGACATCGAGGCCTTCCTGCTGGACTGCCCGGACTGGCTGACGGCCATGGACAAGCGCGGCCTCAACCCCACCGATGTGCGGGCAGTTCCGCTGTCGGCCGGTGTCTTCGGGCACGAGGACGAGGTGGGCCGGCGCATCGTCCGGGTGCTGGCCTTCTATCAGTACGACGCCGCCGACCTGCCCTGGGCGCATCCCATCGACGGCGTCGTCGCCTACGTCGACCTGACCGAGCGCCGCGTCACCAAGGTGATCGACGAGATCGAACTGCCGCTGCCCACCGAACGCGGCCAGTGGGACGCCGAGCCGCATGCGGTGGCGCCGCGCACCGACCTGAAGCCCATCGAGATCAGCCAGCCCGACGGAGCCAGCTTCACCGTCGAGGGCAACCAGATCAGCTGGGCCGACTGGAAATTCCGGTTCGGGTTCGACGTCCGCGAGGGTCTGACCCTGCACCAGTTGTCCATCGCCGGCCGGCCGGTGGTCTACCGCGCGTCCATCGCCGAGATGGTGGTTCCCTACGCCGACCCGTCCCCGGTGCGATACTGGCAGAACTACTTCGACCAGGGCGAGTACCTGTTCGGCCGGTACACCAATTCCCTTGAACTGGGCTGCGACTGCCTGGGCGAGATCAAGTACTTCGACGTCACCATCGCCGACGAAGACGGCAACCCCAAGCTGATGAAGAACGCGATCTGCCTGCACGAGGAGGACTTCGGCGTGCTGTGGAAGCACACCGACATGTTCAACGGCATGGCCGAGGTGCGCCGGTCCCGCCGACTGGTCATCTCGTTCTTCCTGACCATCGGCAACTACGACTACGGCTTCTACTGGTACCTGTACCTCGACGGCACCATCCAGCTGGAGGCCAAGGCCACCGGCATCGTCTTCGCCTCGGCGCACCGCGGGCCGGACGGGTTCTCCACCGAGATGGCACCCGGCCTCGGCGCACCGTTTCACCAACACCTGTTCTCGGCCCGGCTGGACATGGAGGTCGACGGCCCGTCCAACGTCGTCGAAGAGGTCGACGCCGTCGCCGTGCCGATGGGACCGGAAAACCCGTGGGGCAACGCCTTCCGCCCGCAGCGCACCCGGCTGACCCGAGAGTCGGAGGCGATGCGCACCGCCGACAACCTCAAGGCCCGGGTCTGGCACATCACCAACCCGGACAAGCACAACCGGCTCGGCCAGACCGTCGGCTACGCGCTGCACCCCGAAGGGCAGCCGGCGCTACTGGCGCACCCGACCAGTTCCATCGCCCAACGGGCGGCGTTCGCCACCAAGCACCTGTGGGTGACGAAATACGATCCCGCGGAACGTTATCCGGCGGGTCGGTTCGTCAACCAAAATCCTGGGAACGCCGGCCTACCCGCCTATGTCGCGCAGGACCGCGACATCGACGGCGAAGACATCGTCGTGTGGCACACCTTCGGGCTGACGCACTTCCCGCGCCCGGAGGATTGGCCGGTGATGCCGGTCGACTACGCCGGGTTCAAGCTCAAGCCGGTGTCGTTCTTCGATCGCAACCCCGCGCTGAACGTTCCCGCTGCGCCGAAGGCGCATTGCTGCGAGAGTTGA
- a CDS encoding APC family permease: MTTDAVLDSGRAAGGQAHRLAGKLGPTAIVFMVVAAAAPLTVVAGTFPIGIAAGNGAAFPASYLVCTAVLLLFAVGFTAMARHIRGAGAFYTYIAHGFGRHVGLGAAFLALLSYTAVQGGVYGYVGAALNELVTSHGGPVVPWYLYALAMMAAVGTLGYRHIELSGKVLGVLLLCEVGIVLVINVAVIGRGGADGLSTAVLHPANFFTGAPGIALIFALAGYIGFEATAVFRDEARDPARTIPRATYIALLLIGGFYALSSWALVSAWGDAGAVTAATDTPATMLTDTANRYLGSVAGDLVQIFLITSLFAALLSFHNVLARYIFSLGNTRALPQRCGRSHARHASPHIASVLQTVSALVLVVVSVAAGLDPVTQVFTWFVGAASVGIVVLMTVTSAAVVVYFRRTRFDTRLWHTVIAPGLGFIGLAVLSVMTAVNLPLLVGGSATLAGVIGVLLAGAFLGGAAVAVLRPHAGHQDENPDIAKEIAR, encoded by the coding sequence ATGACAACCGACGCAGTCCTGGACTCCGGCCGCGCGGCCGGCGGCCAGGCTCACCGCCTGGCCGGCAAACTCGGCCCCACCGCCATCGTCTTCATGGTCGTCGCGGCGGCCGCCCCGCTGACCGTGGTCGCGGGCACCTTTCCCATCGGCATCGCCGCCGGCAACGGCGCAGCCTTCCCGGCGTCCTATCTGGTGTGCACGGCGGTGCTGCTGCTGTTCGCCGTCGGCTTCACCGCCATGGCCCGGCACATCCGTGGGGCCGGGGCGTTCTACACCTATATCGCGCACGGCTTCGGCCGGCACGTCGGCTTGGGTGCGGCGTTCCTGGCGCTGCTGTCCTACACCGCGGTGCAGGGCGGCGTGTACGGCTACGTCGGCGCCGCACTCAACGAACTGGTCACCAGTCACGGCGGCCCCGTGGTGCCCTGGTACCTGTACGCGCTGGCCATGATGGCCGCCGTCGGCACGCTGGGCTACCGGCACATCGAACTGTCCGGCAAGGTCCTCGGTGTCCTGCTGCTGTGCGAGGTCGGCATCGTGCTGGTCATCAACGTCGCCGTGATCGGCCGCGGCGGCGCCGACGGGCTCTCGACGGCGGTGTTGCACCCGGCGAACTTCTTCACCGGCGCACCGGGTATCGCCCTGATCTTCGCGCTGGCCGGCTACATCGGCTTCGAGGCTACGGCGGTGTTCCGGGACGAGGCCCGCGACCCGGCCCGCACCATCCCGCGCGCCACCTATATCGCGCTGCTGCTCATCGGCGGCTTCTACGCGTTGTCCAGCTGGGCCCTGGTCAGCGCCTGGGGTGACGCCGGCGCGGTCACCGCCGCCACCGACACGCCGGCCACCATGCTCACCGACACCGCCAACCGCTACCTCGGTTCGGTGGCCGGTGACCTGGTCCAGATCTTCCTCATCACAAGCCTTTTCGCGGCACTACTGTCCTTCCACAACGTGCTCGCCCGCTACATCTTCTCGCTCGGCAACACCCGAGCCCTGCCGCAGCGCTGCGGCCGCTCGCATGCCCGGCACGCGTCCCCGCACATCGCGTCGGTGCTGCAGACGGTCTCGGCGCTGGTGCTGGTGGTCGTCTCGGTCGCGGCCGGGCTCGACCCCGTCACCCAGGTGTTCACCTGGTTCGTCGGCGCCGCCTCGGTCGGCATCGTGGTGCTGATGACCGTGACGTCGGCCGCCGTCGTCGTCTACTTCCGCCGCACCAGGTTCGACACCCGGTTGTGGCACACCGTCATCGCCCCCGGGCTGGGCTTCATCGGCCTGGCCGTGCTCTCGGTGATGACCGCCGTCAACCTGCCGTTGCTGGTGGGCGGGTCGGCCACCCTCGCCGGTGTCATCGGGGTGCTGCTCGCCGGAGCCTTCCTCGGCGGCGCCGCGGTCGCGGTGCTGCGCCCGCACGCCGGCCACCAAGACGAAAACCCCGATATCGCAAAGGAGATCGCACGATGA